Proteins from a genomic interval of Synechococcus sp. A15-28:
- a CDS encoding P-II family nitrogen regulator, with protein MKKVEAIIRPFKLEDVKVALVEAGIIGMTVSEVRGFGRQKGQVERYRGSEFTVEFLQKLKIEVVVEDNRVDDVVSSIADAARTGEIGDGKIFISPVESVVRIRTGDRDSAAL; from the coding sequence ATGAAAAAGGTCGAAGCAATCATTCGTCCTTTCAAGCTGGAAGATGTGAAGGTGGCGCTGGTGGAGGCCGGGATCATCGGCATGACCGTTAGCGAGGTACGGGGCTTCGGGCGGCAGAAAGGGCAGGTGGAGCGTTACCGCGGCTCGGAATTCACCGTGGAATTCCTGCAGAAGCTGAAGATCGAAGTGGTGGTAGAAGACAACCGAGTGGACGACGTGGTGAGCTCAATCGCTGATGCCGCACGCACCGGTGAAATCGGCGACGGCAAGATCTTCATCAGCCCCGTGGAATCGGTGGTGCGCATCCGCACCGGCGACCGCGACAGCGCGGCACTCTGA